A segment of the Necator americanus strain Aroian chromosome IV, whole genome shotgun sequence genome:
GTTCATGAATTTGACAAAGAGATCCGATCTTGTGGCTACTGAACCAACCCCAATCATTTGTACTTGAAATTTTACCGTGTATAGCACCTATTAAGTCTAGTTTTCTGTCAGCCGCAGCAGGGCTATTGACTTGATTGATGCTTAGCCCAGATAGCAAGAACAAATGACAGAACAAATGCCAATTGTCAGGTCATTAAGATTCTGGTAAAgtcggacttcaggcttttattggtgttcgcttcttcactgatcaataagaaataacagtaaagacatttttgtaaaattagaattgttttttttatcaacgctctcttcaatttttttacccgagaatttaagcatagatgtaagattttatggtttttccctaagcacgtcagttctatatttggagaataatcaaacttgattttacatctatgtttctctcaaatctccacaatttggaaacatcttTCGAAGTATGAGAttctcctccgttctcaactattagcaaacaatgatgtgctaacatgaaatgatgtgaatatcaccatcgtagtgataaaaataacgttttcCGTCAGATCTTgtaactgttggctactatgtattgtgtTTGATCAGCCGTTCGCAAGTgtgttcctctttttgaagaaaggatgttagcagcatcaggagacatgctgggaagtaGAAATGCGAAGGGACCATAGAAAGCAATTCTACcacgttggggctcccgcgcaccattCCAAcacagtggaacccgtctctccccatTCTATAGTTTTCTGGCACAGTCGCACCATTTCGACCCAGTGGATTCcctcccaccccattttacagctatctggctccgcgGCACGAATTCGATGCCGCAGGaaccgtctcacccaattttaccgcgttgaggctccagcgcaccaaactgACGttatggtatccgtctcccactctttttggaatttcttgactgagacacacacatacagagACGCACACacgacagaataagctcgttaacATATaacatgatagtttgcaaattttgaagtatacattcacatagaagtttatttaccctcactaagtATGACTTGAacaaacttgccttatcaaggtCAACATACATGGCCACATGGCTttagacaatggtgaaaaggtagagtgctcgcttatcaggtgcatggcaaTGATTCACCTCACCGgtgcaaatttttgcatcattgtggagtattctcgtgacacacagacaaacgcacatacacacgcaGACTAAACGCGTCATTAAGTAGCATGATATTCAGTGTCCTCTTAAAAATCCCACCGAATAAGTATACTTAGTCCGAGTTCCTATACCTAAATCTTAAGAAAAAGCTCTCCTAGATTTCGCTGCCGttttatgtcgtttttttGAGGCAATTCAGATTGAGAACTTTTTAGGCCAACATACTGCCACTTTGGATGCTCCAGCATTTTAAATCTAGACGATAAGTTTCATTCACATATATATTGCAGAAGATGTAAATTCGTGCGGCAATTTTACACTTATCGCTGAAAACGAGCAGAATGGGCGCTACAACTTTAGCATAATGCTCAAGCTAATATATAACATCTGACTTAAACGCCCTTATGCATGAATACGTACTGCATGTACATTACAATCCACACATAGGACATTTCTTCTCAGCATAAGTGCAGCGTATTTAGTTTAGAATTAATTTGGTATAGGTTTCCACTCAAGTGTTGAGAATGTTGCTTCTCAAAATTCGTCCACCTAGATAAAATATCCTCTAGGGCTTGGACGAAAACGACCCCTCAAGATTATTTACGGAGGAAGGTTACTGCAACTTTGAAGTGCAATGGTAAGTGTAAACAATCTCAAACAACATGTGGCTGAGATATCATAGCGGTGTACCTCATTTGCTAATGAAACACCGTTGACAGTAGTTTGAAAGAATTGTTCAATGGAGTCGGAATGTCCAACGCCTTACAATTCAATATACGTTCCCGTAAAGGTTAGCTATCTCTTCTAACACCTTTCGGCGACAAAAAGTACATTTTAGAGAAGAGACATAGTCTGTTGTAAGCACGGAACACCATGCGAAATTGCACAAAATCAAAAGGAAGGGGAACTTAATGGCAAGTCAATAGAAGTGAGAATTTAGGCTCACTTTAGCAGTCAAATTTAGGTGAAGATAACGTGTCCGATCAGTACGTCAACTTGGTCGacacaaaaaaagatgctAAGAAATCCAGAGACGAAGTGATCCAGTCATTAGCTGCAAAACTGAGGTTTGTAAGATGATAATTGAACTAGATTTCAAGAGGTATGATAAAGAGTGTTCAAAGAGCTGTGTCGAAATGGTGCAACAGTGGTAGTTGTTGAACAACGTCTTCATATACCGCGTATTAACCGTTGACCAACGCTAAAG
Coding sequences within it:
- a CDS encoding hypothetical protein (NECATOR_CHRIV.G15912.T1) → MESECPTPYNSIYVPVKRRDIVCCKHGTPCEIAQNQKEGELNGEDNVSDQYVNLVDTKKDAKKSRDEVIQSLAAKLRAVSKWCNSGSC